Proteins from a genomic interval of Zingiber officinale cultivar Zhangliang chromosome 1B, Zo_v1.1, whole genome shotgun sequence:
- the LOC121980362 gene encoding ABC transporter G family member 41-like, producing the protein MLKSNKSGEVGTQQEQVSSNINRGSEAEGDLYVSSSSVVCRMAKLSISEGEPLEIEQAEIGRSIRSSFQNAVSSSRRSSSVGSFRVQDEDEYELTWAAIERLPTFERVRTSLFHHLDNQNGSSEKSGKKPVDVTKLGAVERHLLIENMIKHIENDNRHLLQKLRERIDRVNVKLPTIEVRYKNLSVEAKCQVVDGKPLPTLLNTAKSVLSGLIMLPGLKTETKIHILKDISGVIKPSRMTLLLGPPGCGKTTFLLALSGKLNKSLKVRGEVSYNGFALEEFVPGKTSAYISQYDLHIPEMTVRETLDFSARFQGVGSRAEIMKEVSRREKQAGIIPDPDIDTFMKAISVQGLERSLVTDYIMKIMGLDICSDTMVGDAMRRGISGGEKKRLTTGEMIVGPTNALFMDEISTGLDSSTTYQIITCLHQFAHITESTVVVSLLQPAPEIYELFDDIILMAEGKIVYHGPRSHILDFFEECGFKCPERKGVADFLQEVLSRKDQGQYWSRSHENYSYVSIDQLSKLFKSFQVGKKLSEELSKPYDKSQCHKHALSFNKYSLSKWELLKACMEREYLLMRRNSFIYIFKTAQLAMNAIITSTVFLRTRLGVDIVHANYYMGSLYYALLLFMVNGFPELAMTVSRLPVFYKQRDYYFYPAWAYSIPAALLKIPVSLIESIVWTTITYYIIGYSPEATRYFRQLLLLFCEHQMSLSLYRLVASYFQTAVASTVNGILCLLVILLFGGFIVPKRKTSPNLIKKLVLVLINIILPFFHIAASLPGWLKWGFWISPLSYTEIGLTVNEFGASRWQKILSGNETIGNQVLSSRGLNYNGYFYWIAIGALLLSVFLMNVGFTLALTLKKPVGVSRAIISREKLAQIQNMENEEGQENRNSHSTIRSPTTLKEPKRTGNMVLPFIPFTVSFQDVNYYVDTTPELREQGFAEKRLQLLHNITGAFQPGILTALMGASGAGKTTLLDVLSGRKTGGYIEGDIRIGGYTKVQETYARISGYCEQFDIHSPQITVKESVTYSAWLRLPPQIDAKTRSEFVNEVLEIIELDGIKDSLVGIQGVTGLSTEQRKRLTIAVELVSNPSIVFMDEPTSGLDARAAAIVMRAVKNVSETGRTVVCTIHQPSIDIFEAFDQLILMKRGGELIYTGPIGKHSSKIIEYFEGIPGVPRIRHNHNPATWMLDVTNRSMEIQLSVDFAKIYQESSLCNESKEMVKRLSTPSPDLKELTFPTCYPQNSWVQYKACLWKQCLSYWRSPQYNLVRILFTLCTSVALGAVFWQQGKQLDNQQNLFNMLGSLYSAAIFIGINNCSSILPFVSIERTVVYREKFAGMYSSWIYSLAQVTIEIPYVLIQVTIYMIVTYPSIGYFWTASKFFWFYYTMFCTVLYFVYLGMLLVAMTPNIQVASVLSSVCYGLFNLFSGFVVPRPQIPKWWIWLYYLTPFSWSLHGLFSSQYGDIQRQIPVFGEPKSVASFLGDYFGFNHNLLVLVAIVLLVFPMTYAFLFGYCIGKLNFQRR; encoded by the exons ATGCTGAAATCCAACAAGTCTGGAGAAGTGGGAACTCAACAAGAGCAAGTGAGCTCAAACATAAATAGAGGCAGTGAGGCAGAAGGAGATCTGTATGTTTCATCTTCATCTGTTGTTTGTAGGATGGCTAAGTTGAGCATTAGCGAAGGTGAGCCCCTCGAAATTGAGCAGGCTGAGATAGGAAGGAGCATCAGATCTTCATTTCAGAATGCCGTATCGAGTTCTCGAAGAAGCTCCAGTGTTGGTTCCTTTAGAGTTCAAGATGAAGATGAATATGAGTTGACTTGGGCTGCCATTGAGAGATTGCCAACCTTTGAACGGGTAAGAACATCTCTATTTCATCATTTAGATAATCAAAATGGAAGTTCAGAAAAAAGTGGGAAAAAGCCAGTTGATGTCACGAAGTTAGGAGCAGTGGAAAGACATTTGCTTATTGAAAATATGATCAAGCATATTGAAAATGATAACCGCCATCTGTTGCAGAAGCTGAGAGAAAGAATAgatag AGTAAATGTGAAATTGCCCACAATTGAGGTGCGATACAAGAATTTATCTGTTGAAGCAAAATGCCAAGTCGTGGACGGAAAGCCCCTGCCGACTTTATTGAATACCGCAAAGAGCGTATTATCA GGTCTCATAATGTTGCCAGGATTGAAGACAGAAACCAAGATTCACATTCTCAAAGATATCAGTGGAGTCATCAAGCCTTC CAGGATGACTCTTTTACTTGGACCTCCAGGATGTGGCAAAACAACCTTCCTACTAGCTCTCTCAGGGAAATTAAATAAATCTCTCAAG GTCAGAGGAGAAGTATCTTACAATGGATTTGCCTTGGAAGAGTTTGTTCCAGGAAAAACATCAGCTTATATAAGCCAATATGACCTCCACATTCCAGAGATGACAGTGAGGGAGACATTGGATTTTTCTGCACGCTTTCAGGGGGTTGGTAGCCGAGCAG AGATAATGAAGGAAGTGAGTAGAAGAGAGAAGCAGGCAGGAATCATACCAGATCCTGACATAGATACATTCATGAAG GCAATATCAGTTCAAGGATTAGAAAGAAGCCTCGTAACAGATTATATCATGAAG ATAATGGGGCTGGACATTTGTTCAGACACAATGGTAGGGGATGCTATGAGAAGAGGTATTtcaggtggtgaaaagaaaagaCTGACAACAG GAGAGATGATTGTTGGACCAACAAATGCTCTTTTTATGGATGAAATATCAACCGGCTTGGACAGCTCTACAACATATCAGATAATTACATGTCTCCATCAATTTGCACACATAACAGAATCTACTGTTGTGGTTTCACTTCTTCAGCCAGCACCAGAGATCTATGAACTCTTTGATGACATTATCTTAATGGCAGAGGGAAAGATTGTTTACCATGGTCCTCGCAGTCATATTCTTGATTTCTTTGAAGAATGTGGATTCAAATGCCCCGAGAGGAAAGGAGTAGCTGATTTTCTCCAGGAG GTGTTGTCAAGAAAAGATCAAGGGCAATACTGGTCTCGTTCGCATGAAAACTATAGTTATGTTTCTATAGATCAGTTATCAAAACTTTTCAAATCATTTCAAGTAGGAAAAAAGCTAAGCGAGGAACTGTCAAAGCCTTATGATAAGTCTCAGTGCCATAAACATGCTCTATCTTTCAACAAGTACTCTTTATCAAAATGGGAACTACTTAAAGCTTGCATGGAAAGAGAATATCTCCTGATGAGAAGAAACTCATTTATTTACATATTTAAAACAGCCCAG CTTGCTATGAATGCAATCATCACCTCCACTGTCTTTTTGAGAACACGCTTGGGAGTGGACATAGTTCATGCAAATTACTACATGGGTTCCCTCTATTATGCACTTCTCTTATTTATGGTAAACGGATTCCCTGAGCTGGCTATGACAGTTTCAAGACTTCCAGTTTTCTACAAGCAACGAGACTATTACTTCTATCCTGCATGGGCATATTCTATTCCTGCTGCTCTCCTTAAGATTCCTGTCTCTTTAATAGAATCAATAGTTTGGACAACAATTACTTATTATATTATTGGATATAGTCCTGAGGCAACAAg GTACTTCCGCCAATTGCTTCTACTCTTTTGTGAGCATCAAATGTCATTATCATTATATCGCCTCGTCGCCTCCTATTTTCAGACAGCAGTGGCTTCTACAGTCAATGGCATCTTATGCTTACTAGTAATTTTGTTATTTGGCGGCTTCATTGTTCCAAAACGTAAGACATCTCCAAACTTGATTAAAAAGCTGGTATTAGTTTTGATAAACATAATATTACCTTTCTTTCACATCGCAGCATCTTTACCTGGTTGGTTAAAGTGGGGCTTCTGGATTTCTCCATTGTCTTACACAGAGATTGGTTTAACTGTTAATGAATTTGGTGCATCAAGATGGCAAAAG ATATTATCAGGAAATGAGACAATAGGGAACCAAGTTTTATCCAGCCGTGGACTCAACTATAATGGCTACTTCTACTGGATAGCGATAGGGGCACTTCTACTATCAGTTTTTCTGATGAATGTTGGTTTCACTTTGGCTTTAACTCTTAAAAAGC CTGTCGGCGTTTCAAGGGCCATTATTTCTCGTGAAAAGCTCGCTCAGATACAAAACATGGAAAATGAAGAGGGACAAGAAAACAGAAATAGCCATTCTACGATTAGATCACCTACAACCTTGAAAGAGCCTAAGAGAACTG GAAACATGGTTTTACCATTTATTCCCTTCACAGTATCATTTCAAGATGTGAATTACTATGTCGACACCACTCCG GAACTTAGAGAGCAAGGCTTTGCGGAAAAACGACTGCAACTTCTCCACAATATCACAGGAGCTTTCCAGCCAGGAATTCTGACGGCACTGATGGGAGCAAGTGGAGCAGGGAAAACCACACTATTAGATGTTCTTTCAGGAAGAAAAACAGGCGGATACATCGAAGGAGACATAAGAATTGGAGGGTACACAAAGGTCCAAGAGACATATGCTAGAATATCAGGTTATTGCGAACAGTTTGATATACATTCCCCACAAATCACGGTAAAAGAATCTGTCACATATTCAGCATGGCTGCGTCTTCCACCTCAAATTGATGCGAAGACAAGATCT GAATTTGTAAATGAAGTTCTTGAGATAATTGAGCTCGATGGAATCAAAGATTCACTAGTTGGAATACAGGGGGTCACTGGCCTGTCTACTGAGCAACGAAAAAGACTAACCATAGCTGTAGAGCTTGTTTCTAATCCATCTATTGTGTTTATGGATGAACCGACATCGGGTCTAGATGCACGAGCTGCAGCTATTGTCATGCGTGCAGTGAAAAATGTTTCTGAAACTGGAAGAACAGTTGTATGCACCATCCACCAGCCTAGTATTGATATTTTTGAAGCATTCGATCAG CTAATTTTGATGAAAAGAGGAGGAGAGTTGATCTATACAGGACCAATTGGAAAGCATTCGAGTAAAATCATTGAATATTTTGAG GGAATACCTGGAGTACCGAGGATTAGACACAATCACAATCCAGCTACATGGATGCTGGATGTTACCAATAGATCGATGGAGATACAATTGAGTGTAGACTTTGCTAAAATTTACCAGGAATCATCTCTTTGCAA CGAAAGCAAGGAGATGGTTAAACGCTTGAGCACACCATCACCCGACTTGAAAGAGCTCACTTTTCCGACTTGCTATCCACAGAACAGTTGGGTTCAATATAAAGCATGCCTGTGGAAACAGTGTTTGTCTTATTGGAGGAGTCCTCAATACAATCTGGTGCGGATTTTATTTACGCTTTGCACATCAGTTGCACTAGGTGCGGTATTCTGGCAGCAAGGAAAGCAACT AGACAACCAACAAAATCTGTTCAATATGTTGGGGTCGTTATATTCTGCCGCAATCTTCATTGGAATAAACAACTGCTCGTCCATTTTACCATTTGTTTCAATTGAGAGAACCGTTGTATACCGGGAGAAATTTGCAGGAATGTACTCCTCATGGATCTACTCTCTCGCCCAG GTGACTATCGAGATCCCCTACGTGCTTATACAAGTAACAATTTATATGATTGTTACATATCCATCAATTGGTTACTTCTGGACAGCCTCCAAGTTTTTTTGGTTCTATTACACCATGTTCTGCACGGTGCTCTACTTTGTTTACTTAGGGATGTTGCTTGTAGCCATGACCCCAAACATTCAAGTGGCTTCGGTATTGTCATCTGTTTGCTACGGCTTGTTTAATCTCTTTTCAGGCTTCGTTGTGCCAAGACCT CAAATTCCCAAGTGGTGGATTTGGCTATACTACCTTACTCCGTTTTCCTGGTCACTGCATGGGCTATTTAGTTCACAATATGGAGATATACAGCGACAAATTCCTGTGTTTGGAGAGCCCAAATCAGTAGCTTCTTTCCTCGGAGATTATTTTGGTTTCAACCACAATCTTCTAGTACTTGTTGCTATTGTGCTTCTTGTTTTCCCTATGACCTATGCTTTCCTTTTCGGTTATTGTATTGGGAAACTAAATTTTCAGAGAAGGTAA